The sequence TTTGAAATGAAAAATGTTCATACTGTTACAAAGATTTATGATGCATATAATCTTTTAGCTAAAATCAAAGAACCAGATTGTTATGTTCTTTTTGAAAATGATTTACCTGATGCTTTCAATATATAATTATGGAATATTTAGAGTTTATTATAAAAATGCAAAGTATTGCGAAAATTGGTTTAAAGTTTAGCGAAGATCCTTATGCACTTGAAAATTATCAAGAAATTCAAGATTTAAGTAAGGAAATGTTAGAAAAATATACTAAACAAAAAATAGAGGAAGATAATTATTTTACAAGAGATATTTATCCAACTCCAAATGTTAGTGTTAGAGTTTTAGTAGAACAAGATGGTAAGTTTTTATTTGTTAGAGAAATTAAAGAACAAAAGTATTCTATTCCTGGTGGATGGTGTGATGTTTTCTATAACATTAGAGAAAACGCTTGCAGTGAAGTTTTACAAGAAAGTGGTTATGAAGTTGAATTAGATCGTGTAATTGCTATTTTTAATCGTAATGATTATAAGAAGAAAAAAAGTTCTGTTAGTGAGTACTGTGTATATTTTAGTGCTAAAATTATTGGCGGTAAAGCTAGAATATCTCATGAAACTGATGATGTTGGTTTTTATGCAGTAGATGAGCTACCAGAGCTATCATTTAAAAATACACATCAAGAACTCGCTATTTGTTTTGATGTTTATTATAATAATAAAGATACATATTTTGATTAAAAGGAAGATCTGATGGAGTTGTCATACATTTTAGGCTTTTTCTTAGTTTATGCAATATCATTTATACTAACACCTATTGCTGCAAAAGTTAGTATGAAGTTATACATTGTTGCTTGGCCAGGAGAAAGACATATACATAAAAAAATAACCCCAAGAATGGGTGGATTAGCTATTTATAGTGCTTTTTTAA comes from Bacilli bacterium PM5-9 and encodes:
- a CDS encoding 8-oxo-dGTP diphosphatase (product_source=KO:K03574; cath_funfam=3.90.79.10; cog=COG1051; ko=KO:K03574; pfam=PF00293,PF12535; superfamily=55811); this encodes MQSIAKIGLKFSEDPYALENYQEIQDLSKEMLEKYTKQKIEEDNYFTRDIYPTPNVSVRVLVEQDGKFLFVREIKEQKYSIPGGWCDVFYNIRENACSEVLQESGYEVELDRVIAIFNRNDYKKKKSSVSEYCVYFSAKIIGGKARISHETDDVGFYAVDELPELSFKNTHQELAICFDVYYNNKDTYFD